ATTGCATTATGGTAGAATTGCAACTATTAATCAGGTTGAACTTATAGAATGAAATATAAGATGAAACATATAGTCTTTCAAGGATGAGGCCGTCATCCgtataattttacattaacaaagatcaaaattattcgtttttcGATTTGCAACGAAGGTTATTAATTAATGGTTCAACAGCGGGCGATGCGCTTACGGTAGCTGCAACGCCGTGACAAACTATACATTTGTTTAATCGGTATGCATATTTATTCAGATGGACTCGGCATCTGCTTtctaatgaatttaaacaattttcgaTCTAACGAACATTccttcgagaacgttctttTGTTCAATTTGCCGTTAGGTCTTGTCGCCAGGCAGTTTCTTGGAATTTCgatacaatagtgtttattgctttgaacgacccttgatttcgaacggcggtcgaacgttcgcgacgttcgCTTTcataagggttctcattctTTACTCTCGTTgtttaaatacattttcattCATCCACTCTTTCATACCATCATTTCGTGCATACAATAATGATCCTTGTTGGACCGGtcgacgctttgtgcaaaagagagagaaagaacgcTCTAcaaaagaagttattacggttttcccgtttctacgcagttaacAGGGGGATTCCCgaaatgcgaagcactggctaactgcgtagcgctggtgttatgCTAACGTCTGTATCTCTCTCGAGCTAGACTCGAGTTTTTGTACGGTGTCATACACTGTTTCTGTTACTAAAGGTTATGGGCACAGgctccttgtgccatgacctgtatgcgtgcatttacacaatcaacggaaagcatgcacgtatacgccatgtgtgagagagacactcgatttcgtagattccatttttcgtctcgataattgcataaatgaaattttcgcgggtacacCACACACGGGTAGACTTCGCTACAGGTCGGTCTGGTCCGCtttaacgctaataaacaccatacgttgagaaaaatggaattttcgaaactgtacgattgagacagacgctgttgtaagcaaacaacatggctgccgaatgctgcgttcgCCTACATTTTAAcgaatattggacgatttaatcgttttttcACTGATAACAAAGCAGACCAAccttccttgaactagcacaatatcactgaaattcgatttttcacaatttatcacttctggaagacgttTAATGTAATCTACGATTTGTACGCATCAGACGTAAAATAGAcataagaatagttcactgattctccgtcagaggcattaATGGTATgtttgaccacgttatcatcagggtcgacaaaaacacaaatcagtcgataaatgtaaattcgataaatcagacgataaatgtaaggcatagttgccgcaacgtattAACATAAATGTAACAGGCTCGAGgcgattttgattcctgccagacatagaaaagaatagtaCGCTAATGAAATTGcagatagaatacttgaaatgatatgccagaaaaataaagtataaaacttgcaccatatacagtgaaaacttgataaatgtaactattgccggtccacttcgcaactgttatggaataggagaatcatttttcgaatttgATTATCTAGTCAATAAACACTGACTAGAAACAGTCAGtagctaaagacgaaagagaaactgaaaccggaatttattgccttcatttaaatgccccgtgtcaatgtgaccatactaatgcacagaataaagttttttattttgtagtttttgttaataaaaatttgactatcatgtggagaagatttttctgattaaaatgaagctaaacacaatataaatcgGTCAACATTTAGTAGCATAATATTGGGTTAAATGTTATGCTTGcgagtctttctctctttgtttatccttcttgcgttatccttttctatgttcggaaacatcaaagaacgacggattcgtggTGCTGGTAGGggtagaatgaatgaaataatacacttAACGTAAGTACACGACCATGAATCTTATAGTGGCCTGGCAGACACTGGGGGTACTGCCGATGACTTCTTCAGTAGGTTAATTTGACCATAAGTCGGGTACATGCTGGAATGTATAATATTCCGCATTTCCGGGGTCAAAACTATGGGTCCCCATTGAAAAAAATCGGTTCGGCCTTCGAATGACCTTGACCCGTGACCTTGTGATGAACACAGAGATCACAGTAGGATGCAGCTTCAGAAACCCTACAACTTTTGTCCGAAATTTTTTTTGCTAAAGTCCATAGTTTCTGAGATATTAAAGGAATCCCCCTTGTTTTGAAACGCCCTGTATAATTTAAACTTAAAGCGAGCGGATCGAAACCAATTGGTTCCTGCAGTATGTCTCTTGCGCGCTTTCTCGAcgcaaaaaaatgttttactcgttacgtgtttttttttaattttttaaaaatcctCCCCCACTATTTGACCTTAAGTTGGGTACATGGTCGAACGTCGACTTTTCCTCGCTTTCCATTTACGGGGTCAAAAATATGGGACCCATTGAAAGAAATCGGCTCGACCTTCGAATGACCTTGACCCATGACACCGGGGTCAACACAGAGGTCACAGTAGAATGCAGCTTCAGAAACCCTACAACTCTTGTCCGAAACTTTTTTCGCTAAAGTcaatagtttccgagatatatTGTGGTACCTCTTATTTTGGAACGCCCTGTATAGCTGAAATTTTGAACTAGAGCAACGAAAAAATACCCACTTGTAGGGTGTCGCCTGAGCATTTTCATGAGcctaaaaaaatgattttcgcATTGGGcacttttttcaaaaaaaaaaaaaaaaacttccCCCCACCAcgatttttgaaatttcgtATTTTTGGGCACATCTACACATCGAGCTCTTTCCAACGATACCAGGCACTCGGGGGTAGCACCTGCCATAAGCTGGGAATAGGGATGACAATAATATGGTTTCCTTGAGCCTGGCAGACTCGCTCAACCATATTATTGCCATCCCTATTCTCAGCTTATGGCAGGTGCTACCCCCGAGTGCTTGGTATCGTTGGAAAGAGCTCGATGTGTAGATGTGCCCAAAAATacgaaatttcaaaaatcgTGGTGGAGGGAATTTTTTTTCCcccgaattttttttttccggGAAAAATGCCGAAtgaataaatcatttttttaggCTCATGAAAATACTTAGGCGACACCCTACAAGTGGATACTTTTTTCGTTGCTGTAGCTCAAAATTTCAGCTATACAGGGCGTTCGAAAATAAGAGGCACCACGatatatctcggaaactattgACTTTAGCGAAAAAACTTTCCGACGAAAGTTGTAGAGTTTCTGATGCTGCTTTCAGAACTCTACCTTGAAGTTTAAATTATACAGGGCGTCTCAAAATAACGGGGAATTCTTAAATATCTCAGAAACTATGGACTTTAGCGAAAAAAGTTTCGGACAAGAGTTGTAGGGTTTCTGAAGCTGCATCCTACTGTGACCTCTGTGTTGACCCCAAGTTCACGGGTCAAGGTCATTCGAAGGCCGAACCGATTTTTTTCAATGGGGGCCCATAGTTTTGACCCCGGAAATGGAAAGTACGGAATATTATACATTCCAGCATGTACCCGACTTATGGTCAACTTAACCTACTGAAGAAGTCATCGGCAGTACCCCCACTGTCTGCCAGGTTACTATAtctagggacatttttaaCAACGTGTGTGATTCTTCTGTACAGGAGAAAGCTGTAACTTCTCCGATACAATCGTTagaattacaaatgttttgtGCCGTATCTATAAGGTTTCGAATTGtatttcttacgacttattaattatcaactttgccataccgcaatcaaatcgttattggcaggatcgtatattcgggtatttttaattttgcgccgcctccgaaaaggttgaaatgtatttagtatcctatttaatgattaagtagattttattaatagctgtggaatactggtataaatgaaatagaaattatttgacactttttagtgcatttcgaagtcggtttttctcttgttgaaaaatattttatttcacagttTTTAGTGGTACGtttagtatttgtaggatgtcGTAAGGAAATAAGAGAAAACAATCAGAATAATatgtttatttgtttttattttaaaaatatttcataaaaaaggtatcaaaaaaattagaatatacaatgaaaattaaaattatgagaaaataaaaatgaaattaaaaaaaaatataaataatacattgaaatgaaaataaaagaaagtattgtaacgtggtgatacccgtgcccccccgttacaatcgctgcgctttccCCCGCCCATGCGCCCACCTAACAATAACCTCTAGcccttccctcaccttacccctttccccccgcccaccggtgtcgggccggTGGAGACGACGGACAGACCAACGAGGATCACCCTCaccaggagcttcgaggccggcgacagacccaccCCTCCAACAAACGGAGCAACGTGGGACTCCCAAGGAATTCTTCAGAAACTatgatgaagcggcccaaaATGAtgcaaacgtccacccggagccatctgtcgccgagcccgaagacctcagccacCCGTCACAgcaggaagtccgtcagccccatcgaccccgatcaccggtgtaacggggatcgataatcgatcagtcccgttgccggaagaggcccccttccaaaccccatcccctccccaaaaatatcccgcgacggtctcgtcgtcgcggcggcgacgacgagccgccAATTAGCCTTGAGCAACCGAGTAAAGTATAGAAGCGATTTTGAGTCATAGCGAAAATAGAGTACCGATGGCGAGATTTTGTAAAGCGAAAGTGTGGAGTTTGTGTGTGGTGCGCAGCCCCGGTAAGCCCCTTTTCGTAATCATTGCGAGATTATATTGTATTGTGAGTTTGGCAACGGCTACCCCTTTCTCGTTCTGACCCCGTTCAATTGTATaaactacgcgtaacgtactgacccccgcgagaacccatcccgaccctgTATCTTTCCGTCCCCGATTATCTCCTCCTCGCGCACTCTCCCGCGAAATTGTacggacgaaagtgcccgagacccctccatTTGTACAAGTCCCCTTTTCCCCTTTTACCCCCTTTCGATTTCGGTTGCCACAAtaagtggctggcgcccaacaaaaTTGTATTTCGCGACACCCcgtgtatagagtgaacccccgaaagggtcacagtataaataaataaaaaattaaatgtaaaataaactgaaatgatatttattgATGCCGCCGCCCCGCGGCCATCTTCCGCGGTTTTGGCGGCGCCTGATGCTAGCAGCCGTTCCTCTCTCTGTAACGTAAAATTGTACATGTTAATATAGCTCACCCattttagaattaattttttttattacttcaGACGGaaatatgttaattattttttcgatTATATCTGTGAAACTCACTTCGCTGCGGCTTCACATCCGCCTCAGTTTTTATCGGTTCTTCTTGTTTTTGCTGCTGCGGCGGTTTTTGCAGCAAAAGAAATTCCCGGTCCCTCTCCTGCTGCCGCGTCTGCATGTGCTGCAGCTGTtgctgaaagaaaaaggagctATATAACATGCATGTTTTCGAATCAtgcagtatattaattttttactgAAGTTGGAATTATACTTACGTTCATTTGTTTCATCCGCTATGTCGTCCATATTTCtgtgagaaaaaaaagaagtttcatgaattaaaagaaaataatccgTTCGCATTTGTGGATGAAGTTCTGAAAAGTAATCACCccctatttctttaaaattcagTATTCTTACGTCTTttatacgctgattacgaatatcgTAGAGAATGCTATCGAACTCTGTTTACGAGCTGTTAACGGTTACATCGAAGCTTTGAATATATGATATTGAATTAATATCATAGTGAAATTTGGCAACTTGATTTTCatggtaaataaaaaaattaaatttgcttACGTTTATCTCAGTGAATACAACTGCTTCTCAGAAACGGAAGCAGTACTGCCGCAAAATAGCAAATCCTAATATCCTGAAGTAATTGAATAAACGGATCTACGTTTATCTTGTCGCGTCGCCACCACAAgaatttgcaaataataatgttgtttaaagaatttcttattttttcgcGTAAGCGCTGCCGGCCGCTTTACGATGCCCGAATACTCGCCAATTTTTCGCTatgatattcgtaatcagtgtATCAACAAAGGTAAGAATActgtgttttaaaaaataaaaaaaataggggGTGAGTGGTTTTCCGAACTACACCCAATCAAACCACCAACCATTAaggatgaaattaatatattatacatgTTATGCCGGGGAACAGCTCGCGGACCATGTTCGCCGGCAATATGGACACTTTGGCGAACAGCGAGCAGGTTGCAGCGAACTGGTCAGCGAACAGCGAACACTGTTCGCTAAGGAGGCGGTACATCAAAGGGTCTGTTTGTGAACTCGAAACACAATAGCCTTTCAATTGTACAACCGTTTGCGTTCCGTTTGCGAGCTGTTCACGAACTATGTCTGAGCTTAGGTGTGAATTCTGTTCGCGAACTGTTCGCAAACAGCTCGCAAACAGCTCGAGAACTGTTCGCGAACATTTCTACCCAGTGTAGACCCGGCATTAGAGTTGGAGGCACacacagaataaaataaatgcaaatgtaaatgtaaaactaaacttatttatattcataatcTTAAAGGTAATACAACTGTTATGGAAAGATGTTGATACATGGATGTGTGGGTGCGTGCGCAAGCGAGGGGCAAGCAATATGGCGAGTGTGGTAGGTTGTGATTAGAACAGAATGAAAGCACATGTACAACATTATACaattgataataaatttacgttttataattaaataaactacAACATGGTGACAGCggtaaaacaaatgaatattAGTAAATATAAAGTAAGACTGATAATAGGAGTGAATTGATAACACAGGATTATAAAGGTATAACCTAAATGATGGCGTCTCATGGAAACAATGAGTTGGAACCATTTCGCTTGGAAGGAAATGCGGCGGCAAATTGGAAAAGGTTTAAGAGGCAATTTGACAATTATATTACAGCATTTTATGATTCAGTAGCGGAAAAGCGAAAGATAGCGATTTTACTCCATGCGGGTGGTGaggaaattaatgaaatatatgCATCATTTGCATTGGAATCGCCAGAGTTGCAAGTTGTAATTAGACATTTTGACGAGTATTTTCTGCCACAGACAAATGTCACATATGAGAGGTTTGTGTTTCTCAATAGAAAACAACAGCAGGAAGAGTCACATGAACAGTTTATGGTGGCATTAAAGAATTTAAGCAAAACGTGTCAGTTTGGTGCGTTAAAGGAGGAACTAATTAAAGACATATTTGTTAGCGGCATTTCAGATAAGGGTCTACAGGAAAAACTACTCCGAACAGAAATGTTGGACATCAAAAAAGTTATGGAAATTTGTCGTACCCGTGCGGTGGTAGCGGAACATGTGAAAACAATGCATATTAAAGAAGAGGCAATGGAAATGACAGTTGATACTGTTAAAAAGAGGGCACCGGGCAAGAAAATTACTTGCAGATACTGTGGATATACTCATGAATGGGGACGATGCCCAGCTTATGGTAAAGTTTGTAGTCATTGTCAAAAAAGGAATCATTTTGCGAAAGTGTgcagcaaaaataaaaaagaggtTAACTGTATGGAAACAGCAGAAGGTGAGGATGAGATAGAAATCTTAGAAGTTAAAATAGGGTCGATTAATGATAAAGAGACAACAGACTGGTATAAAGTGATATTACATATTAATGGAAGGCCCATAGCACACAAAGTAGACTCGGGGGCAGCCTGCAATATCATGAGTCTTCAGCAATATTTGAGCTTGGGATTCACCAAAGAACAATTAGAACAGACGAAGGTGGTAGTTAAATCCTTTACCAAGGATATCGTTGAAATTATGGGCAAATGTTCGTTAAGATGTCAATTCAAAGACGTTAAGAGCAACTTCAATTTCTTTATAACGAAAGAACACTATGAGAATATCCTAGGGTTAGAGGCATCGGAGCGGTTAGGACTAATTAAAAGAGTGGATATCttagaaaaaaataactttGTACCAAAGAAGTATAATGACCTGTTTGATGGATCAGTGGGCCTGGTACAACAGTGTTGCAAGATAAGATTGGATAAGAGCATTAAGCCGGTGGTTGCTCCGGCTCGTAGGATACCGTATACCCTGTTATCGTCGGTAAAAGAGGAACTAGATCGAATGGAAGCGAAgggtataattaaaaagataacAGAGCCTACGGAATGGGTCAGTCAGATGGTTGTGGTAATGAAAAAAGACAAAACACTTAGAATATGCTTAGATTCGAGGCCATTGAATAGGGCTATTAAGCGGGAACACTATATGTTTCCAAAGTTTGAGGAAATTGTAGCAAggctaaaaaatgcaaaagtTTTTTGTAAATTGGATGCGCAGTCGGGATTTTGGATGGTTCCATTAGACGAAGAAAGCTCGAAATTGTGTACATTTCAGACTCACTGGGGCAGATACTCGTTTAACAGACTTCCGTTTGGGTTGAAGAGCGCACCTGAAATCTGTCACAGAATTATTGCGCAAACAGTGGAAGGTATTCGAAACGTAGCATCCTATCAGGATGATTTGCTAATATGGGCTGAATCAGAGGAAGAGCTAAAAGAAATCTTGATGGAAGTATTGGAAACTGCTAGACGGAAaggaattaaatttaatccaggaaaatgtatatttaatgcTAGTAAGGTGGAGTTTTTGGGTCACAATATCAGTCCAACGGGAATATCAGTAGcgaatgaagaaataaaagcGGTGGAAGGGCTGAAGAAACCTACTGATAAGAAATCGCTCCAGCGAATACTGGGTTTGTTTAATTACATGGCGAAATTTATTCCAAACTACAGTGAGCTCACAGCATCACTGAGGGAGCTCCTAAAGGATGATGTTATATTTATATGGCTCCCAATTCATGATGAGGTATTCAATaaacttaaaaaaataataaccaGTGAACCGGTACTGGGACTCTATGatgaggaaaaagaaattaaaataagtgTGGATGCGAGCTCTACGGCGGTGGAGGCTGTATTATTACAAGAAAGAAAACCGGTAGCCTATGCATCTAGGGCTTTAACGGAAGTACAGACaagatattcacaaattgagAAAGAAT
The genomic region above belongs to Osmia bicornis bicornis chromosome 9, iOsmBic2.1, whole genome shotgun sequence and contains:
- the LOC123988152 gene encoding uncharacterized protein K02A2.6-like encodes the protein MASHGNNELEPFRLEGNAAANWKRFKRQFDNYITAFYDSVAEKRKIAILLHAGGEEINEIYASFALESPELQVVIRHFDEYFLPQTNVTYERFVFLNRKQQQEESHEQFMVALKNLSKTCQFGALKEELIKDIFVSGISDKGLQEKLLRTEMLDIKKVMEICRTRAVVAEHVKTMHIKEEAMEMTVDTVKKRAPGKKITCRYCGYTHEWGRCPAYGKVCSHCQKRNHFAKVCSKNKKEVNCMETAEGEDEIEILEVKIGSINDKETTDWYKVILHINGRPIAHKVDSGAACNIMSLQQYLSLGFTKEQLEQTKVVVKSFTKDIVEIMGKCSLRCQFKDVKSNFNFFITKEHYENILGLEASERLGLIKRVDILEKNNFVPKKYNDLFDGSVGLVQQCCKIRLDKSIKPVVAPARRIPYTLLSSVKEELDRMEAKGIIKKITEPTEWVSQMVVVMKKDKTLRICLDSRPLNRAIKREHYMFPKFEEIVARLKNAKVFCKLDAQSGFWMVPLDEESSKLCTFQTHWGRYSFNRLPFGLKSAPEICHRIIAQTVEGIRNVASYQDDLLIWAESEEELKEILMEVLETARRKGIKFNPGKCIFNASKVEFLGHNISPTGISVANEEIKAVEGLKKPTDKKSLQRILGLFNYMAKFIPNYSELTASLRELLKDDVIFIWLPIHDEVFNKLKKIITSEPVLGLYDEEKEIKISVDASSTAVEAVLLQERKPVAYASRALTEVQTRYSQIEKELLAVCFGMEKFKLYIFGKKQVQVETDHKPLLGLIKKPLHVVPTRLQRMLLRLQPYCFNLSYTPGKQMHIADTLSRDVIHEEHNNEMNDLEEEIELQIALLINELPMNKEDWKLFYEESRKDRTIQYLKTYIKEGWPKYYKDIVEECKPFAEFKDEMNESREVVFRGNRVLVPRSLKGRMLKILHTGHPGISRMISKADLGMFWIGINQDIRRFVQSCETCLKYRPSNVRSELKSKEIPLLPWMEVACDVFELRSKNYLVLVDALSNFIEVITLSSLTSEAVIAAIKSVFARYGIPQILYTDGALYFDSEKFKKFTREWTFKHVKSSPHYPRSNGLAESAVKSTKMLFKKALDAGEDIFLALLNFRNTPRGKVHSPASNLMSRNLRTNIPCTFEYLKPRITCVQDRQILIQLREQSKVYYDRQARKRHELTAGREVMFKKLPQAEWIPGTIVEKAGTPRSYIVKEENGKKFVRNEFHLMPRGVREEGQQDKMEEIKEEASQIEMSGQKEIVQRPKREIRLCSRFTGFVCLARAVRFKFGAARGSAVGRCHATLRRRGRRVGGGGMARGWASH